One genomic window of Punica granatum isolate Tunisia-2019 chromosome 1, ASM765513v2, whole genome shotgun sequence includes the following:
- the LOC116209229 gene encoding iron-sulfur protein NUBPL, with protein MIGLLRASSRIGGIRGFSSKGGLRLEGVEDIIVVASGKGGVGKSTTAVNLAVALAKRCQLKVGLLDADIYGPSVPTMMKIHDKPEVTEDKKMVPIEMYGVKCISMGFLVEKDAPIVWRGPMVMNALEKLTRGVDWGSLDVLVVDMPPGTGDAQISMTQRLQLSGALIVSTPQDVALIDARRGARMFSKVEVPILGIVENMSYFRCPHCNQDSFIFGKGGTRKTATEMDIDLIGEIPLEGRIREGSDEGIPIVISSPDSIVAEAYGDVALKVVSKLKELASRKQHHAEFHL; from the exons ATGATAGGACTGCTCAGAGCTTCCTCC AGAATCGGAGGAATCAGGGGTTTCTCCAGCAAAGGGGGTCTTCGGCTCGAAGGCGTGGAGGATATCATAGTCGTTGCCTCAGGCAAAGGCGGAGTCGGCAAGTCCACCACGGCAG TTAATTTGGCTGTTGCACTCGCGAAGAGGTGTCAGCTGAAGGTTGGTTTGCTCGATGCCGACATATATGGTCCATCGGTTCCCACCATGATGAAGATTCATGATAAGCCGGAAGTGACTGAAG ATAAGAAGATGGTGCCCATTGAGATGTATGGAGTTAAGTGCATATCTATGGGGTTCCTGGTGGAGAAAGATGCACCCATAGTGTGGAGGGGTCCCATG GTAATGAATGCTCTTGAGAAATTGACAAGGGGGGTGGATTGGGGAAGTCTTGATGTTCTTGTGGTGGATATGCCCCCAGGTACTGGGGATGCTCAGATAAGCATGACACAGAGGCTACAGTTATCGG GTGCACTGATCGTCTCAACCCCTCAAGATGTTGCTTTAATTGACGCCCGAAGAGGTGCTAGGATGTTTTCCAAAGTTGAAGTTCCC ATCCTCGGTATTGTGGAGAACATGAGCTACTTTAGATGCCCGCATTGCAATCAAGATTCATTCATTTTTGGTAAAGGTGGAACTCGTAAGACAGCAACTGAGATGGATATCGATTTAATTGGTGAG ATACCGTTAGAAGGAAGAATCAGAGAGGGTTCCGATGAGGGAATCCCTATCGTGATATCATCTCCTGATTCGATCGTTGCTGAAGCATATGGTGATGTAGCTCTTAAAGTAGTGAGCAAACTAAAAGAATTGGCATCACGGAAACAACACCATGCAGAATTCCATCTGTGA
- the LOC116193270 gene encoding cytochrome P450 94A2-like, whose amino-acid sequence MRALTRTYTKIFEMFAELLASFLFLIFSLLFTSNKNNSLARKSGEPNGSSGSSLLPRSYPIIGSYFAIYANRERRVQWLSDMIQSSPSATFVLHRFLGQRQVFTADPDNVHHILKTHFHIYPKGELLRRSLHDFLGDGIFNVNGDTWKIQRQISSHEFNRKSLRKFVKTVVETELSDRLVPIMATAAGNKTVLDLQDILQRFTFDNICKIAFGYDPAYLLPSLPQGKFADAFEEAVLISSGRLNSILPIVWKLKRLLGVGSEKRLKVAVSRVRDFARDLIREKKRLIVRQSSDDQVEVDILSRFLMSGHSDENFVIDIVISFIHAGRDTTSAALTWFFWLISQNPDAEREILNEIREKSGSGTAVLDEMRDMVYTHAALCESMRLYPPVPVDTKEALVDDFLPDGTLVKKGTRVVYHPYAMGRLPELWGPDWAEFRPERWLEKDADIPGKWNFVGRDHYLYPVFQAGPRICLGKEMAFLQMKRVVAGVLERFNVVPALDQGRKPEYFADLTSKMKGGFPVRIEHRMGSK is encoded by the coding sequence ATGAGAGCTCTCACACGCACTTATACCAAAATATTCGAGATGTTTGCCGAGCTCTTAGCCTCATTTCTCTTCCTAATCTTCTCATTGCTCTTCACCAGCAACAAGAACAACTCGTTGGCCCGGAAATCCGGAGAACCTAATGGAAGTTCGGGTTCCAGTCTACTCCCGAGATCGTACCCGATTATCGGCTCCTACTTCGCCATATATGCTAACCGAGAGCGGCGGGTCCAGTGGCTATCCGACATGATCCAAAGCTCCCCGTCAGCCACTTTCGTCCTCCACCGCTTCCTTGGCCAGCGGCAGGTATTCACGGCCGACCCCGACAACGTCCACCACATCCTCAAGACCCACTTCCACATCTACCCCAAGGGCGAGCTCCTCAGGCGGAGCCTCCACGACTTCCTCGGGGACGGCATCTTCAATGTGAACGGAGACACGTGGAAGATCCAGAGGCAGATCTCCAGCCACGAGTTCAACCGCAAGTCCCTAAGGAAGTTTGTCAAGACCGTAGTCGAAACGGAGCTCTCCGACCGGCTCGTCCCCATAATGGCTACCGCTGCAGGTAACAAGACCGTCCTTGATTTGCAGGACATCCTCCAGAGGTTCACGTTCGACAACATCTGTAAGATTGCATTCGGGTATGACCCTGCCTACTTGTTGCCATCCCTCCCACAAGGGAAGTTCGCGGACGCGTTCGAGGAGGCAGTCCTAATAAGCAGTGGGAGACTCAACTCGATCCTCCCGATAGTCTGGAAGCTTAAGAGGCTTCTCGGAGTGGGGTCAGAGAAGCGGCTCAAGGTGGCAGTCTCACGTGTACGAGATTTTGCGAGGGATCTCATCCGCGAAAAGAAGCGGCTCATCGTGAGACAGTCGAGCGATGATCAGGTTGAGGTGGACATCCTGTCGAGGTTTCTGATGTCGGGTCACTCGGACGAGAACTTTGTCATAGACATAGTCATTAGTTTCATACACGCAGGGCGGGACACGACCTCGGCCGCCCTAACGTGGTTCTTCTGGCTGATCTCTCAAAACCCAGATGCGGAACGTGAGATTCTCAATGAAATACGCGAGAAGTCAGGTTCAGGCACAGCTGTTCTCGATGAGATGAGAGACATGGTATACACGCATGCCGCCCTATGCGAGAGTATGCGGCTCTACCCGCCGGTGCCGGTGGACACAAAAGAAGCCCTGGTGGACGATTTTCTGCCTGATGGGACGTTAGTGAAGAAGGGCACGAGAGTCGTGTACCATCCCTACGCGATGGGGAGATTGCCTGAGCTCTGGGGCCCGGACTGGGCTGAGTTCAGGCCTGAAAGGTGGCTGGAGAAGGATGCCGACATTCCTGGAAAGTGGAACTTCGTCGGGAGAGATCATTATTTATATCCTGTGTTCCAAGCGGGGCCCAGGATCTGTCTGGGGAAGGAGATGGCGTTCCTCCAGATGAAAAGGGTGGTCGCCGGAGTCCTGGAGCGGTTCAATGTTGTGCCAGCGCTGGATCAAGGCCGTAAGCCGGAGTATTTCGCAGACTTGACATCGAAAATGAAAGGAGGGTTCCCCGTGAGAATTGAACATAGGATGGGTAGCAAGTGA
- the LOC116192360 gene encoding LOB domain-containing protein 29-like, with translation MTSSGSPCGACKFLRRKCVRGCVFAPYFCHEQGAAHFAAIHKVFGASNISKLLSNLPVGDRCEAAVTISYEAQARLQDPIYGCVSHIFALQQQVFNLQAQLASLKEQAAQGLSAMRANTGAERIPTAQQLLDMQSWSQLSNSSSLPQFGFNDISNATNYHGSFSMDSSSNSMGDYKNNVSLLREDNSSFGSFEDASHRSSDVQAGNGQWSFQDATDEFESVAFDYARQW, from the exons ATGACAAGCTCTGGGTCTCCTTGTGGTGCCTGCAAGTTCTTGAGGAGGAAATGTGTGAGAGGCTGTGTTTTTGCACCGTATTTCTGCCATGAACAAGGAGCGGCTCACTTCGCTGCGATCCACAAGGTTTTCGGTGCGAGCAACATCTCGAAGCTCCTTTCCAACCTGCCCGTTGGTGATCGGTGCGAGGCTGCAGTCACGATCTCTTACGAGGCCCAGGCCAGACTCCAGGACCCGATCTACGGTTGCGTCTCGCACATCTTTGCTCTCCAGCAACAG GTCTTCAATTTGCAAGCTCAACTAGCTTCTCTCAAGGAACAAGCCGCTCAAGGGCTCTCCGCCATGAGAGCAAACACTGGCGCTGAACGAATCCCAACAGCCCAACAGCTTCTTGACATGCAGAGCTGGTCACAGCTCAGCAATTCTTCAAGTTTGCCTCAATTTGGTTTCAATGACATCAGTAACGCAACTAATTACCACGGGAGCTTCTCCATGGACTCGAGTTCGAATTCCATGGGCGATTACAAGAACAACGTGTCCCTCCTCAGAGAGGATAACTCCTCTTTCGGGAGCTTCGAGGATGCCTCCCACAGAAGCTCTGACGTGCAAGCTGGAAATGGGCAATGGAGCTTCCAGGATGCCACCGATGAGTTTGAGTCAGTTGCTTTCGATTATGCTCGACAGTGGTGA